The Chitinophagales bacterium genome contains a region encoding:
- a CDS encoding amidohydrolase — translation MISIETIKHLAKDLKQEVIDMRRHLHAHPELSFQEKETSAYISSRLNSWNIEHIKGVAGTGIVALIKGKNPDKRVIALRADMDALPITEKNEVDYRSQNTGVMHACGHDVHSASLLGTAGILSSLSKEWEGTVKLIFQPGEEKLPGGASLMIREGVLENPVPHLILAQHVFTQLPVGKAGFCPGKYMASGDELYVTVKGKGGHAAVPAGVINPLYLSAKLLLQLEELAQKLAASAIPTVLAFGRITGAGATNVIPDEVKIEGTFRTMDEGWRSEAHELIRKTVENYSTVAGNCAELEIRRGYPCLVNDEAVTGFAAAVAKDYLGEGNSVQLPTWMASEDFAFFAQQIPACFYRIGTGNASKNIVSPVHTPTFSIDEDALEISTGLMSWITLQMLQQ, via the coding sequence ATGATCAGCATTGAAACAATTAAACACCTTGCGAAAGACCTGAAGCAGGAAGTGATTGACATGCGCCGTCACCTGCATGCACATCCTGAATTGTCGTTCCAGGAAAAAGAAACCTCTGCCTACATTTCTTCCAGACTCAACTCATGGAATATTGAGCACATAAAAGGCGTTGCGGGAACCGGCATTGTAGCATTGATCAAAGGCAAAAATCCTGATAAGAGAGTGATTGCCCTGCGCGCCGATATGGATGCTTTGCCGATCACGGAAAAAAATGAAGTGGATTACCGTTCTCAAAATACGGGCGTTATGCATGCCTGCGGACATGATGTTCATAGTGCATCTTTGCTGGGCACCGCCGGCATATTGTCATCGCTGAGCAAGGAATGGGAAGGAACCGTCAAACTCATCTTTCAGCCGGGAGAAGAGAAATTACCCGGCGGCGCATCACTCATGATCAGGGAAGGGGTGCTGGAAAACCCGGTTCCGCATCTCATACTGGCCCAACATGTTTTCACGCAGTTGCCCGTGGGTAAGGCCGGCTTTTGCCCGGGAAAATACATGGCTTCCGGCGACGAACTGTATGTAACGGTAAAGGGAAAAGGCGGCCATGCCGCGGTGCCGGCCGGTGTAATTAATCCGCTGTACCTTTCGGCGAAACTATTGTTGCAGCTGGAGGAACTTGCGCAAAAGTTAGCGGCGTCGGCCATTCCTACGGTACTTGCTTTTGGCCGGATTACCGGTGCAGGTGCAACGAATGTCATTCCTGATGAAGTGAAAATTGAAGGCACTTTCAGAACCATGGATGAAGGCTGGCGCAGCGAAGCACATGAGTTAATCAGGAAAACAGTTGAAAATTATTCAACCGTTGCAGGCAATTGTGCCGAATTAGAAATCCGCCGCGGATATCCCTGCCTGGTTAATGACGAAGCGGTTACCGGCTTTGCAGCAGCAGTTGCAAAAGACTATCTCGGTGAAGGAAACTCGGTGCAACTTCCCACCTGGATGGCGTCTGAAGACTTTGCTTTTTTCGCGCAGCAAATACCCGCCTGCTTTTACAGAATCGGCACTGGAAACGCCTCCAAAAATATTGTTTCACCGGTTCATACACCTACATTTTCGATTGATGAAGATGCATTAGAGATTTCCACCGGACTGATGTCGTGGATCACCCTGCAAATGCTGCAACAGTGA
- a CDS encoding SPOR domain-containing protein, producing the protein MKHHIKCFAVALIIFLPACLHAQTGNIILVEDSGVQKVLKLYQNFATEKRAVNGFRVQLASNSNRTVVMNMKSLFTQEYPEVSSYLTYQQPQFKLRVGDFERRDDAGHFVEQIRGSFPNAFVVPDKIMVKGIPW; encoded by the coding sequence ATGAAGCATCACATAAAATGCTTCGCGGTTGCACTCATTATTTTTCTGCCGGCCTGTTTACATGCGCAAACAGGCAACATTATCTTGGTTGAAGATTCCGGTGTTCAAAAAGTTTTGAAACTCTATCAAAACTTTGCAACAGAAAAGCGGGCAGTGAATGGATTCCGGGTACAGTTGGCTTCCAACAGCAACCGAACGGTGGTGATGAATATGAAAAGTTTGTTCACGCAGGAATATCCGGAGGTAAGTTCTTACCTCACCTACCAGCAGCCGCAATTCAAATTACGGGTGGGTGATTTTGAAAGGCGCGATGATGCCGGTCATTTCGTTGAACAGATCAGGGGCAGCTTTCCAAATGCATTTGTTGTTCCTGATAAGATTATGGTGAAGGGAATTCCGTGGTGA
- the deoC gene encoding deoxyribose-phosphate aldolase gives MDIAVKIDHTLLKPETTLQQIKQLCSEAVEHQFATVCVPPYYVRNAFTMLENEQVKIATVIGFPFGYSSAYIKVEEAKRAMEDGAHELDVVMNLGAFYSGNDKDVLKELQSITQLAHLRGKVVKLIIEAGLLSESDLKRACALAVKAEVDYVKTSTGFVGQGATVEMIETMRRLLPKKIKIKASGGIKTKEQLLRLIEAGADRIGTSSAMQILEKAEV, from the coding sequence ATTGATATCGCCGTTAAAATAGACCACACTTTATTAAAACCTGAAACAACCCTGCAACAGATCAAACAGCTTTGCAGCGAAGCCGTTGAACATCAGTTTGCAACCGTGTGTGTGCCGCCTTACTATGTGCGTAATGCATTTACCATGCTTGAAAATGAGCAGGTGAAAATTGCTACCGTGATTGGATTTCCTTTTGGTTATTCCAGCGCGTACATCAAAGTGGAAGAGGCGAAACGGGCTATGGAAGATGGCGCGCACGAACTGGACGTGGTCATGAATCTCGGTGCTTTTTATTCCGGCAACGATAAAGATGTATTGAAAGAACTGCAAAGCATCACGCAGCTGGCGCACCTGCGCGGCAAAGTGGTGAAGCTGATTATTGAAGCAGGGTTATTGTCTGAAAGTGATCTCAAACGCGCCTGTGCGCTGGCCGTAAAGGCAGAAGTGGATTATGTAAAAACATCTACCGGCTTTGTCGGCCAGGGAGCCACCGTGGAGATGATCGAAACCATGCGCAGGCTGCTTCCTAAAAAAATAAAGATCAAGGCATCGGGCGGTATTAAAACAAAAGAACAATTGCTCCGGCTTATAGAAGCCGGCGCCGATCGTATCGGCACTTCATCTGCCATGCAGATATTGGAGAAAGCGGAGGTTTGA